CTCCACTTACTGGATACTGCAACCCATCAAGAGCAGCCGTTACCAGAACTGCCGATCGGTCAGGTTTATGGGCTGAACTGGCACAAGAACAATCGTGATTTAGGCTTTACGCTAATTTCAGCCCGATCGAATGCGGATGTTTACTCGATTGATATTACGACAGGCAAGGTGGAACGCTGGACAGAAAGCGAAACCGGAGGGCTAAATACCAGCACTTTTGCAGAGCCAGAACTGATCGAATGGCAAAGCTTTGATCAGCGATCGATCGCCGGATTTCTCTACCGTCCGCCTGCTCAATTCACGGGAAAGCGTCCTGTAATTATTAATATTCACGGCGGACCTGAAGGGCAGTTTCGTCCAACGTTTTTGGGACGCAACAATTTTTACTTGAATGAGTTGGGCGTGGCGCTGCTGTTTCCCAATGTGCGCGGCTCCTCTGGCTATGGCAAAACCTTCTTGAAGCTCGATAATGGCTATCTGCGGGAAGATTCAGTCAAAGATATCGGTGCATTGTTCGACTGGATCGCCACTCAACCAGACTTAGACAGCGATCGAATCTTGGTGACAGGCGGCAGCTATGGCGGCTATATGTCATTAGCAGTGGCAACCCATTACGGCGATCGGATCTGTGCTTCGATTGATATTGTCGGCATCTCCAATTTTGTCACTTTCTTAGAAAAAACCGAAAGCTATCGGCGTGATTTGCGACGAGTCGAATATGGTGACGAACGTGATCCAGCAATGCGCGAATTTTTGCTCAAGATCTCTCCAGTGAATCATGCCAACAAGATTCAAAAACCATTATTTGTAATTCATGGCGCAAATGATCCGAGAGTGCCCTTAAATGAAGCAGAACAAATTGTGCAAACTGTTCGCCAAAGCCATGTTCCAGTTTGGTATTTAGTGGCAAAAGATGAGGGGCATGGTTTCTCGAAGAAAAAGAACGTTGACTTTCAGTTTTATGCAACGGTGATGTTCATCAACGCATTTCTGTTTGAGGATACCAATTGAAGCGACATGAGCAACAGAGTGAGCTAAACGAAAGCCTATTTCTCGCTCCCTAAATTCTCCAATTTCAGGGAACATTAAGCTTTTTGGATGTTGCTTCAATCGCTGTTTAGGTGAAACGATGCCTGGTTTCCAAAAAGGGATAACAACATTAACCGATCGCCAAATTCAGTCTTGGGCAGCAAGCGCTAAACAGCAAGTCCATCAAGGACAAGTGAACGGTCGCATTCCCCAACTTGCCCAGAGTGATCCGGCTTGGTTTGCGGTGCAAATTGAGAATCAGCAAGGTTGCCAATTCTACCTCGGTGATCTCGATCGCACTTTTCCTTTGATGAGCGTGATCAAGCCGTTTTTGCTGCTGTTTCTCTTGGAGTACTACAGCCACGATCGAGTATTTGAATGGGTCGGCAGGGAACCGTCAACGGCTCCGTTTAATTCATTGGCACAGCTTGAAGCAGACCAGGGATTTCCGCGTAACCCGATGCTTAATAGTGGGGCGATTGTTCTGTCTGAAAAGCTTCCAGGTGAGACGAGCCGCGATCGGTGTGATGCCTTACAGACATGGTTGAATAGACAGGCAGGCTGCCATCTGGAGCGAGATAAATTGATGTTGGCTTCTGTACGATCGGCGGGTCGAGAACCAAATCAGGCATTGGCTCACTCTCTTCAGCAAGCTGAACACTTAACTGACCCTGACATCACCTTGGACACCTACGAACAAATTTGCTGTCTTGCTGGACGAGTGGCGGATTTAGCTCAGTTAGGACGGTTGATGGCATTTGCTTATCGTTCGATCGCCCAGCATCACCAGGAAACCGTGAATCAAATCATGCAGCAATGTGGACTGTATGAAGCTTCAGCAGACTACGCAGCCCAAATCGGCATGCCAATAAAATCAGGCATTAGTGGCGCTTTATTGACCATTCTGCCAGGACAGGGAGTAATTGCCTGCTACAGCCCTGCCCTTGACCCAACGGGTAACTCGATCGCCGGATTGAGGTTTGTGGAACTGCTTTGCTTAAGCTTGGGCAGTGACAGGCGTAATTAAATGAGCCTGCTCGAGTTTGCAGCGAATTATCATTCCATCGGTGCACTCAAGCTGGAGATAGGCAGCCCCAACATCTTTCACCCGATAGCGCTGTGACTGGAACTCCACCCAATCCCCAACGTTGATACCGGGGTTTTCCTCTTGAAACAAAGCGACTGCTTTTTGCTGCCGATCGATTAATCCTTGTAGGAGGGCTAATTGCTGCTCCAGTTCATGGAGGCGATCGCGCCGCTGAATCCGAGCGACCCACTCTTTATATTGAGGGCTACCTGTCTTTCCTAGCTTGCGCTCTTGCATTGGCAGGTTTGTCCCGTTCAGCATCCAGCTTTTTGGTGTGAGAAAGTCTGGGGCAATGTGGACATTGGGAGGGGCGATCGATCCAGCATTCCGCAGATCATCAATTTGCGCCAACAACTGTTCACGTTCGGCTTTTAGGTAAGAACTAACCATAAACAAAATTGCCCAGTATCAATCTTCTATGTAGTTCTGAGAATACCTGAGTTAGCGGTGAAGTTCTATGATTAATGCGTTACAAGTTTTGAGCTTTTGTTAAGCTAAGCTTGCAAGGGCATCATCTTTTCTGGTGAAATTTTTTTAACGCTAGTGAGCAAAAATAGCGGTATCCTGAGCAAACGCCTTGAACTCTAGCGCATTGCCGCTCGGATCAAGAAAAAACATGGTTGCCTGCTCCCCCACTTCGCCCTTAAACCGAATATAGGGTTCAATCACAAACGTAATGCCCTGCTGTTGCAGCTTTTCAGAGAGTGTTTGCCATTGTCCCATTTCCAAAATAACGCCCCAATGTCGCATCGGCACTGCTTTGCCATCAACTGGATTTGTGGAGGGTTGCTGAACCGGGTTGGGGCACAAGTGCGCTGTGAGTTGATGCCCAAAAAAGTTAAAGTCGATCCAGGTGTCTGAAGTTCTGCCAACTGAGCAGCCAAGAATGGTTTCGTAGAAGTGACGAGTGGTGGTGAGATCGGTGACGGGGAAGGCGAGATGGAAGGGGCGGAGGGACATGGGAGGTGGGGAGTAGAGAGTCGTTTTTCGGCTTTGGTATGTTTATTTGGCTTTGGTCTATCGATCGCACTTACTCTAGCACTGTTGATGGCGGCGGGTCTGAGGGTTGGGCAACGAACCAATCAATAAGTTTGCGGGCAATGCTGAGCCTGGGTGGAATCATTGGCAGATCTTGTTTGTGAAACCAGCGAGCCTCGACTAGTTCTTGAGGTTCAATGACAATTTCGCCGCCTGCATAGTGAGCCGTAAAGCCAATCATCAGCGAGTTGGGAAAAGGCCAGGGCTGCGAGCCGAAATACTGGATGTTACAAATCTCAACACCGACTTCTTCCCGCACTTCCCGCACGATCGTCTCTTCCAATGATTCACCTGCCTCAACAAACCCTGCCAGGATGCTGTACATACCTTCCGGAAATCGGGGCGCACGCGCCAGCAAGATTTCTTCTCCGCGCGAAATTAGCACAATGACCGCAGGTGACAGTCGGGGATAGTTGACCAGCCCACAAGCAGGACAGCGCTTTGCTCGTTCGGTGGGAAGCTGAGTCATTGGCGTTGCACAGTGCCCACAATATTGATGCGTCCGATCCCAATCCACCATCTGGATGGCTCGACCCGCCAGCCCAAACAGATCCTCGTCCAGCCTCCCGTACAAGTTACGTAGCCCCTCAAAGCTCATCCCTGCAGGTGCGATCGTCTCTGAGTCGAGTTCTGCCGAATAGCAGGGAAATCCGTCCAGCGTTCCTAAAAACTGAGTCCGAATCGGAGAACAGCCAATTTCTGCCAGGCTTGAGACAAAAGGCACAGTAGCAGTAGCAGCTTTAGTCTGGACTAGCATTTGGCTATTGGCAAAAGCGAACCACCAGGCAGGCTGTGTTTGATCGAGTGGAGGTTCAATGCCAGGAATAAACGTTCGACCCATCTCAATTGCTGTATTGTGTTCTCCGCTTTACGCTAGCATTCGTTCACGCAATCAGGCGATCGAGTCATGCTTGTATCGCAAGTGAGGAAACAGGGAACGATAAGAATCCATCCTTTCTTGAGTTTAGGACATTCCCAGTGACCCTCGCTCTCCAGTCTTCCAAAGCAACCGTCGCCTTTTATCGAGCAACAACAGGTACCATAGACTCCTTCACAGTTTCCCCCAAGACCCAGCCCTTCTTTATCGCCCACTCTTCGATCAAAGAACTGCCCCAACTCGGAGAGATTTACACCTTACCCCTGCCTCGTCCAGTTCTGTCTTTCCAGCGATCGCCGTTTGTGCTCCGGGAGGTTCAGGTTTTGGCAGTGAAGCAACAGCAAGAAAATGGTGTTTATCAGGCGGTTGTAAAGTGGACAGAGGAGCGAGGGTTTTCCCATCAGCAGCTTTGTGAGCAGATTCAAACGCCTGTCACTGCTCGACATCCTGATCTCGGACATATTGAAGGAACGCTGGTTGCTGTTGATGATTTGCGTGAGCTTGCCGGAATTCAAAGTGAGTCTTTTGGTGCGTTGTTGAGCAGCGTGCAGAACGATGACACTGCGACCATTCAGACCCGACAACCGCCTTCAGTCATTTGGGTTGATGCGAGGACAGTACAGCCTGCGTATCACTCCGCTTCAATTGCGCCTGAAGTAATGTCACAAGCTGCAAGACGGTATCAGAGTGAGCAACTTCAGCACTATTGGGCACTGGGCTATCAAGATGCAGTTCAAGGAGATTTCTTGATTAACCCCACAACGGGTCGATCGCGCTATGGCAAACCAGAATTTGATGCGTACAAAGCAGGTTTTCTGTGGGCAGAAGGTCAGGAACAACCAGCACTTTGCAACCTGCTTTACCAGATTCGATCGATCAGTTTTCAGCAGAGTCAGGCGAAGAATTTAGCGCCTTTTGCTGTCCCACTTGCTGATTTAGTTGTTGCAACAAACCAGTCAATAAAAACAGTCAAATCACAGCTTCAACAGCTACTTGAGCAAGGAGCCGTAGCCATATCTGAAGATGGTTTACTGAGCCGGGAAGTCGAGGCAGTGAGCCGCCCTTATGTCCCAGTTGATGAGCGGCACTACCTGTATTATGTCTGGAAAGAACTTGCTGCCTCTCCATTATCCGAATTCTAAACTTGCTCTATCACGCATTAAAATTGCTAACCAGTTTAAATCAAAACCTGGATCAAAAAAGATGCAAAATCGATCGTGCTAATTAAACTTGACTATATTGCTCAAAAACACCTCGATCGACAGAGTAATTTCTCTTTTGCTGATGTGCAGCACTTAGCTGAGAATTAATGCCATTGTTGTCTAAAAAGCACTCAAAATGGCAGGAGTTGATACAACTTAGATTACAGAATGAGGTAAGCTTTTTCGAGAAGATGAATAACTTACCGCTTTAATGAATCAGCTTTATCAGCTTTCAGCAACTCAACTCGCACAACTGATCCGTCAGCAAAAAATTAGTGCGGTTGACGCAGTTACAGCTTGTTTTGAGCAAATTCACCAGCAAAATCCGACGCTCAATGCCTTTATCACGCTCTGCCCAGAACAGGCAAAACAAGCCGCGATCGCCGCAGACAACACTATTCAACAAGGGCGACCTCTGGGCTTACTGCATGGTGTCCCGATCGCCATTAAAGATCTGACAGCAACGGCTGGAATCCGCACAACTTACGGTTCCCTGATGTACCAAAACTATATCCCGACTCAGGATGAACTGTGCGTTGCTCGCTTAAAAGCTGCCGGAGCGATCATCATTGGCAAAACTAGCGTTCCAGAGTTTGGCTTTGGTACAGGCACATCTAACCCAATTAGCGGAACGACGCTCAATCCTTACGACACCACTCGCACCTCAGGTGACTCTAGTGGCGGGTCAGCCGTTGCTGTGGCTACCGGAATGTGTCATCTGGCACATGGCAGCGATATGGGCGGCTCGGTTCGCACACCTGCAAGCTTTTGTGGCATTGTTGGGCTACGTCCGGCGATCGGTCGAATTCCCCGCGTTCCCAAATTGCTGCCTTGGGAATCGTTGATTACCGATGGAGTCCTGGCCCGATCGGTCGAAGATGCGGCGCTGATGTTGGCAGCAATGGCAGGCTATGATTCGCGCGACCCGTTGGCGATCGATCAGCCACATTGGGCTTTACCCACCTGGATTTCACAGGGCTGGGAGCAGGTCAGGATCGGCTACAGCGCAGATTTGGGCATTGGAGTAATTGATGCTGAAGTAGAGGCGATTTTTGAGCAGACGATGGAGACGATCGCTCGACGCTGCCCTTTGATGAAACGGGCTCATCCAAACTGTACCGAGGCACAGCACACATTTGAGACGCTTAGAGCCGCTTTCATTGAACATACCTATGGGCAACTGTTCGAGAAGCAGCCGGAACAGATGAATGAAACGCTGCGCTGGGAAATTGAACAGGGCATTGGGTTGAGCGCCGCTGCATATCTCCAGGCGGAAGCACAACGAGGAAGAATCTACCGTCGATTTATGCAGTTTTTCGAGCAATATGATTTTTTGGCAACGGTGAGTGCCAGTGTGCCCCCTTTTCCAGTCACGCAGTCTGTCGTTCTCAAAATTAATGGAACACCGCTACAAAGCATCATTGACTATCTCAAAGTCACCTATACGATTTCTCTAACGGGTTTGCCCGCTCTCTCAATCCCTTGTGGTTGGACGGCTTCAGGGCTGCCGATCGGGTTACAGCTTGTTGGCAAACCTCACGCAGAAGCAGAACTATTACAGTTTGCCTATTTCCTACAGGAGCAGTTTGATTTTCGGCATCGCTGGCGCTGAGAAATAGTACGTGGGGCAAAGCAGCTCTTTAACTCCATCAAAACACGCCGTTGATATAGAGCTTCTTGGGCGTCCGAATCAACTTAATTTTTGTGGGTGTGACGACTAAGGCTGGATTGCCTTTAATAGACTCAATGCTGAATCGTCCTTGAATTCGCAACCAGGAATTTGTCTCATATTGAGAAGCTTTGGGGCTATAGACGGATAACCCTAACGGAACAGTATCGGCTAAACAACAGCGAATGATTTGACGAGCGATCGTGAATTGTTCTGGAGAATCAAACGGCATTCGATGCACAAACCCAATAACATCAACAGGTTGATCCGGAAATGTTTCAAGTGGATCACGGACTGAAGAAATGATTCGCCGCCACTGCAACACGTTTCGTTTAAGTGGATCAGGTTCTTCTCCAGCAGGCTCCGCATATTCCCAAATATCGATCGCTGGAGCATCTTCTGAAACTGAGTTTGTGATGCGTTGAGTCAAGGTTTGAAAAAACTGCAAAGGCTTTAGCATCTGACAAAGTAAATGTAGTCAAGCAATCTGAATGAACGCGGATAGCAGTCGTTACGTCTAGCACAGATCAATTGTAATCAAGATGCGGTTTACGGTTACGCCTGTCATCTAGCTTCTATTACTTAATTCGGGTATCTAACATTTCTGCAAGTTCTTGCTCTGCAAACGCTTTTGTCACCTCCGATCGCAGGTGCTCTACAAACATTGCCCGATGTTGCTCAAAAGCAGGACTAATCACATCACGCGGACGAGGCATTTGAATGTCAACGCTTTCTAAAATTCGACCCGGACGAGCCGTGAGAATAATAACGCGATCGGCAAGATAGACGGCTTCATCGATGTGATGGGTGACAAATACCACTGTCTTGCCAGATCCTTCCCAAATATCCAGCAAGAATTTTTGCATATTGTAGCGAGTCTGGACATCCAGCGCAGCAAACGGCTCGTCCATCAAAATAATGTCTGCTCCCAAACAAAGGGCACGAGCAATACAGGCACGCTGCTGCATCCCTCCCGATAGTTGATGGGGATATTTGTTAGCAAACTGTCGCAGTCCAACCTCTGCCAAAAACTGCTCGGCACGAAGATAGCGCTCTTTCTTGTTCAGCCCCTTCAGTGTTAAGCCAAACGCCACATTGTCAATCAACGATAGCCAGGGCAGCAGCGAGGGTTGCTGAAAAATCAAGGAACGATCGGGGTGAGGTGCTGTGATAGGCATACCATTATGCAAAATTGTCCCTGAGGTGGGCATCTCTAACCCAGCTAACATGGCCAACAACGTACTTTTGCCGCAGCCACTTGGGCCAATAACCACAACGAACTCACCCGATCGGACTGAAAAACTGATGTCATCCAGCGTCAACAATTCATCAGGGGTATCTATTCCCCAAACCTTGCTCACATTCCGACAAACAATTTCACCCATTCGCTCTCTCCCTGCTGTACAGTGCTGATTTCAATCTGTTAATTGCGCTCGTTGGCTAAGTTGACAACCCTCGTTGCTACCATCTTTTACCCTAAAAACCACTAGCTCCTTGCTTCAAAAGACTCCTAAATCTGAGCATTGCTTTTCCACCACAAGATTCGCTTTTGCACTTGAGAAAATGCCGCATCGAGCAGATAGCCAACTACCCCAATCATTGCCATTCCTAAAAACATTAATTTGGCATTGAACATCTGCCGCCCCACCATGACGATCGCCCCTAATCCTGTGTTGACACCAACCATTTCTGCCGCCAGAACTGCCATCCACGCTCCAAACAAGTTCATTCGCAAAATAACAAACAAATCAGGAATGATAGCCGGAATGATAATGTGCCGCATCACCTGACTTCGACTTGCTCCTAATACGCGAGCCGTGTTGATATAAACCTGATCAACTTTATTGATGCTATTGATTGTGCCTAGCGTCAGAATAAAAAAGATACCGACGAAGACAACAAAGATAGCAGCACTATCCCCAATACCAAACGCCAGAATTGCCAGCGGAATCCAGGCAACAGGCGCGATCGGCGCGAGCAGCGTCATCACAGGTAAAGTGAGTTTGCCAAAGATCTTAAAGTAGGAGGCAACGCAGCCAAAAATGAGAGCAGCAGTAAAACCGAGGAAAAGCCCAGTCAAAACACGCTTCAGGGTTGCCACGATCGCCGTCAGCGCTACAAAATTTGCCCCTGTTCGCTCCGCGCCAATTTGAGGCGTTAAAAATTGCTGCTGATTTTTGATTTCAGCCAAAAATTGATGAGGCGGTGGCAAAATCAAGGTATTCACAAAGCCCAAAAATGTCATCAGTTCCCAGATACCCAGAAACAGACCGATCGACAGTACCCACCAGCCAACGTTAGCAGCAGCATTCTTCATCCAGCGATTTCGATAAGACGATCGAGATACTTTTTTTGGATCAGATGGAGGTGTAGAGCGATTCACATCAGCAACAGGTTTGTTGTTTGATTTCAGCATAAAGATTTAGTGACTATCCAACGAAATGACAATACTTGATACTCAACACTTGATACTCGACAACACAGGGATTAAAACCGAGAAAGGGGTGCGTCACGCGATGTAACACACCCTGGTTTACGCCAAACCATCAATCATGCAAAACAGACAAGATATTAAGTAGATTGTGCTTTCACTTTGACACGCTGCAAGAGATCAGGGCTTTCTTTGATCACCTGTTCTAGCAGAGAGAAGTCAACAAAGTTATCGTCTGGTTTTTTGTTAATGTAATTGAGTGCCAGCATACTTTCAGCGCGGGAATAGATAAAATCACGCTTATCACGAATATCAACGCCGGGAGGCTGGGCTTCGGCAGCTTGCAGCAGGCTATCTAAGTCAGTTTTGTAGTATTTGCCGATCGTCGTTTCGGCTGCTCCTTTAAAGTCATTCTCAATTTGATATTGCGCCTCAAAGAAGGTGCGAATAACGTTTTTCACAAGCTCTGGTTCCTTCTCAATCAACTCATTGCGAGCCGCAATCACGCAGTCAGGATAGCCAGCACCATAGATGTCTTTACCATCACCGAGAATATTGCCGTTTGTAGAAGTTTTTGCCTTGGTTGCGTAAGGTTCGATGCTGCTGATTGAATCTACTTGCCCTGCTAAATAAGCATTCAGCATCTCGGTGGAGTCGCCAAAGTAAACCATGTTGACATCGCTGTAGGACATGCCGTTTTTCTTCAGATAGTCATACATCACGATATCCAGCGTATCTGCCTGAAATGTTCCAACTTTCTTGCCTTTCAAATCCTGAAAGCTCTTAATTTCTGGTTTTGCCACCACAATCAAACCCTGTACTCCACTCCCTGCCACAACTCGAAATGATGCTCCTTGTGTGTAAGCAGCGATCGCATTGGTAAAGGGAATGACCGCCATTTCAACCTGACCTGTTGCCAACTGTGCTGCAATGTCAGCGTTGAGCGGAGTGAGGGCAGTTGAGCCACTAAAACCATATTTCTCAAACAGCTTCTTTTCAGAGGAGTAGAATAGCGGCATATTACACAAACCGCTGCCGTGGGAGAACTTGATAGCGCGACTAGGGCTGGCAGAACCTGTACTGCTTGCAGTGGTTTCGGGCTTCGCACAGGCATTGAGAAGAGCGGGCGTTACGGCTGCAGCAAGCCCTAATTTCAAGAAATGCCGCCGACCTGCGCGACCCACGCCGATCGATAAATTTCGCATGGATTCAAACATAGCTTTCACCTCAGTATTGGCGTTATTTACCTTCAGAGTTAGATTTTGGATATTGCAGGCGACAAACAGGAAATAGAGTGACCTAGCAGGCTTTGTGCAAGTCTGTCTTCAGCTTTCCGGCAAACGAAGGCTACAAGTGTCTGCTGCTTAAATCAGATAATTCATCCTGATTCTTTAAAGAAATGCAGCGATCGGTTTTATTCATCTCAATTCATTATTGTGAGTTAAGCATTCCTATTTTGTATTTCACCATACGCTTTAATGACGGCAGCTTTGACAGTAGAAAGGATCACATTCATGTTGATCAAGCCAGCCATCGTAGAATTTTTTGACATAGGGAAACACTTCCCGCGCCAATACTCTTCGTCGTTCTTCTGCTTCAGTCCGAGGCGTTTTCAACAATGCTGCCAGCTCTTCTAGCATTGCTGTTTTATCGACCTTGGTAAACTTGCCATTCTGATAAATGATTTCTCCTTCAATCATGACAGCTTCCACACCCGCAGTTCGGCTTCGCTGAATCACGGCATCAATCACAGAAATATCTTCATCCAAATAGGGATAGGCAATATGCTTCCAGTTCATCATTACCAAATCCGCCGACTTACCCACTTCTAACGTGCCGATCTCGCGGGCAAAACCAGTTGTTTTCGCTCCATGTTCTGTTGCCATTTGAAACACTTGTGGCGACGT
The Trichocoleus sp. genome window above contains:
- a CDS encoding ABC transporter permease → MLKSNNKPVADVNRSTPPSDPKKVSRSSYRNRWMKNAAANVGWWVLSIGLFLGIWELMTFLGFVNTLILPPPHQFLAEIKNQQQFLTPQIGAERTGANFVALTAIVATLKRVLTGLFLGFTAALIFGCVASYFKIFGKLTLPVMTLLAPIAPVAWIPLAILAFGIGDSAAIFVVFVGIFFILTLGTINSINKVDQVYINTARVLGASRSQVMRHIIIPAIIPDLFVILRMNLFGAWMAVLAAEMVGVNTGLGAIVMVGRQMFNAKLMFLGMAMIGVVGYLLDAAFSQVQKRILWWKSNAQI
- the nudC gene encoding NAD(+) diphosphatase → MGRTFIPGIEPPLDQTQPAWWFAFANSQMLVQTKAATATVPFVSSLAEIGCSPIRTQFLGTLDGFPCYSAELDSETIAPAGMSFEGLRNLYGRLDEDLFGLAGRAIQMVDWDRTHQYCGHCATPMTQLPTERAKRCPACGLVNYPRLSPAVIVLISRGEEILLARAPRFPEGMYSILAGFVEAGESLEETIVREVREEVGVEICNIQYFGSQPWPFPNSLMIGFTAHYAGGEIVIEPQELVEARWFHKQDLPMIPPRLSIARKLIDWFVAQPSDPPPSTVLE
- a CDS encoding ABC transporter substrate-binding protein, with the protein product MFESMRNLSIGVGRAGRRHFLKLGLAAAVTPALLNACAKPETTASSTGSASPSRAIKFSHGSGLCNMPLFYSSEKKLFEKYGFSGSTALTPLNADIAAQLATGQVEMAVIPFTNAIAAYTQGASFRVVAGSGVQGLIVVAKPEIKSFQDLKGKKVGTFQADTLDIVMYDYLKKNGMSYSDVNMVYFGDSTEMLNAYLAGQVDSISSIEPYATKAKTSTNGNILGDGKDIYGAGYPDCVIAARNELIEKEPELVKNVIRTFFEAQYQIENDFKGAAETTIGKYYKTDLDSLLQAAEAQPPGVDIRDKRDFIYSRAESMLALNYINKKPDDNFVDFSLLEQVIKESPDLLQRVKVKAQST
- a CDS encoding ABC transporter ATP-binding protein, with product MGEIVCRNVSKVWGIDTPDELLTLDDISFSVRSGEFVVVIGPSGCGKSTLLAMLAGLEMPTSGTILHNGMPITAPHPDRSLIFQQPSLLPWLSLIDNVAFGLTLKGLNKKERYLRAEQFLAEVGLRQFANKYPHQLSGGMQQRACIARALCLGADIILMDEPFAALDVQTRYNMQKFLLDIWEGSGKTVVFVTHHIDEAVYLADRVIILTARPGRILESVDIQMPRPRDVISPAFEQHRAMFVEHLRSEVTKAFAEQELAEMLDTRIK
- a CDS encoding TIGR03943 family protein, whose amino-acid sequence is MLKPLQFFQTLTQRITNSVSEDAPAIDIWEYAEPAGEEPDPLKRNVLQWRRIISSVRDPLETFPDQPVDVIGFVHRMPFDSPEQFTIARQIIRCCLADTVPLGLSVYSPKASQYETNSWLRIQGRFSIESIKGNPALVVTPTKIKLIRTPKKLYINGVF
- a CDS encoding amidase, yielding MNQLYQLSATQLAQLIRQQKISAVDAVTACFEQIHQQNPTLNAFITLCPEQAKQAAIAADNTIQQGRPLGLLHGVPIAIKDLTATAGIRTTYGSLMYQNYIPTQDELCVARLKAAGAIIIGKTSVPEFGFGTGTSNPISGTTLNPYDTTRTSGDSSGGSAVAVATGMCHLAHGSDMGGSVRTPASFCGIVGLRPAIGRIPRVPKLLPWESLITDGVLARSVEDAALMLAAMAGYDSRDPLAIDQPHWALPTWISQGWEQVRIGYSADLGIGVIDAEVEAIFEQTMETIARRCPLMKRAHPNCTEAQHTFETLRAAFIEHTYGQLFEKQPEQMNETLRWEIEQGIGLSAAAYLQAEAQRGRIYRRFMQFFEQYDFLATVSASVPPFPVTQSVVLKINGTPLQSIIDYLKVTYTISLTGLPALSIPCGWTASGLPIGLQLVGKPHAEAELLQFAYFLQEQFDFRHRWR
- a CDS encoding glutaminase, producing MPGFQKGITTLTDRQIQSWAASAKQQVHQGQVNGRIPQLAQSDPAWFAVQIENQQGCQFYLGDLDRTFPLMSVIKPFLLLFLLEYYSHDRVFEWVGREPSTAPFNSLAQLEADQGFPRNPMLNSGAIVLSEKLPGETSRDRCDALQTWLNRQAGCHLERDKLMLASVRSAGREPNQALAHSLQQAEHLTDPDITLDTYEQICCLAGRVADLAQLGRLMAFAYRSIAQHHQETVNQIMQQCGLYEASADYAAQIGMPIKSGISGALLTILPGQGVIACYSPALDPTGNSIAGLRFVELLCLSLGSDRRN
- a CDS encoding VOC family protein, with translation MSLRPFHLAFPVTDLTTTRHFYETILGCSVGRTSDTWIDFNFFGHQLTAHLCPNPVQQPSTNPVDGKAVPMRHWGVILEMGQWQTLSEKLQQQGITFVIEPYIRFKGEVGEQATMFFLDPSGNALEFKAFAQDTAIFAH
- a CDS encoding S9 family peptidase, giving the protein MAAIEIKPNDNLILEGIPPIPATLAETVNRYTEFRAASLSSWHPIDRSILISTRFSDTAQVHQVKFPLGSRNQLTFFAEPVYGASYQPTQGDYFVFSKDIGGNEFRQNYRYDLATGQTTLLTDGTSKNSRGIWSQSGTAMVYTSTRRNGKDTDLYWIEPGNPRSDRLLTQVEGGGWFPLDWSPDDRQLVITEYVSITETYLWLVDAQSGEKTLLTPKGEETIAYQAAAFDASGQGLYVVCDRGSEFLRLHYLNLTTQDYTSLTDHIPWDVEQIQLSPDGKTLAFTTNENGISVLHLLDTATHQEQPLPELPIGQVYGLNWHKNNRDLGFTLISARSNADVYSIDITTGKVERWTESETGGLNTSTFAEPELIEWQSFDQRSIAGFLYRPPAQFTGKRPVIINIHGGPEGQFRPTFLGRNNFYLNELGVALLFPNVRGSSGYGKTFLKLDNGYLREDSVKDIGALFDWIATQPDLDSDRILVTGGSYGGYMSLAVATHYGDRICASIDIVGISNFVTFLEKTESYRRDLRRVEYGDERDPAMREFLLKISPVNHANKIQKPLFVIHGANDPRVPLNEAEQIVQTVRQSHVPVWYLVAKDEGHGFSKKKNVDFQFYATVMFINAFLFEDTN